A genomic segment from Nicotiana tabacum cultivar K326 chromosome 9, ASM71507v2, whole genome shotgun sequence encodes:
- the LOC142163885 gene encoding uncharacterized protein LOC142163885 translates to MEAKCRHDMKLQLKRIRNGDGAWIDSQDLMAKVAVEFFQKQFKQEADPINFELLNNVPAMVSTEQNLELCRFPSTEVVKGAVFALSGESASGPDGFSGILFQECWDIVGDDIYNILQVISRVVHDSLEKILPSLISSNQLGFVKGTSIFENILLTLEIVTDIRLRGKPANVVIKLDMAKAYDKVS, encoded by the exons ATGGAAGCAAAATGCAGGCATGACATG AAGCTGCAGTTGAAGAGGATTCGAAATGGAGATGGGGCATGGATTGATTCTCAAGATCTGATGGCTAAGGTTGCAGTAGAATTTTTCCAGAAACAGTTCAAACAAGAAGCTGATCCTATAAACTTTGAACTTCTCAACAATGTTCCTGCTATGGTATCTACTGAGCAGAACCTAGAGCTTTGTAGATTTCCTAGTACAGAAGTTGTCAAAGGGGCAGTCTTTGCATTGAGTGGTGAAAGTGCTAGTGGCCCTGATGGTTTCTCTGGTATCCTCTTCCAAGAATGCTGGGACATAGTAGGTGATGATATATACAATATACTGCAG GTGATCTCTAGAGTCGTTCATGATAGTTTGGAGAAGATTTTGCCATCTTTGATCTCCTCCAATCAATTAGGTTTTGTTAAGGGGACAAGTATCTTTGAGAACATCTTGCTAACACTGGAGATAGTCACTGATATAAGATTGAGAGGTAAGCCTGCCAATGTGGTGATCAAGCTTGATATGGCAAAGGCATATGATAAGGTGTCTTGA